The Algoriphagus sanaruensis genome window below encodes:
- a CDS encoding amidohydrolase family protein, with protein sequence MTAFSQIMPSPDRNEGEGPYDRLILRGVTLIDGTGAPPIGPVDIVVEKNRIAQIQVVGYPGLPINENRRPKADENTKVYDLEGHYLLPGLIDMHAHIGGSGQGTPAEYVFKLWMAHGITTIRDPSAGNGLNWVLDHKKKSLANQITAPRILAYTAFGMGAKEAIINAEQAKAWVNDNKAKGADGIKFFGANPEVMQAAISENKRIGLRSAMHHQQMDVARWNVLNSARAGLTSMEHWYGLPEALFQDRTIQDFRLDYNYQNEQHRFGEAGKLWKQAAPPYSEHWNKVMTELLELDFTLDPTFNIYEANRDLMRARTQEWHEVYTLPSLWRFYAPSRQSHGSYWFDWTTEEEVQWKENYRLWMTFVNEYKNRGGRVTAGSDSGFIYQLYGFAYIRELELLREAGFHPLEVIRSATLYGAQALGMEKEIGSVEVGKLADFLILEENPLQNLKVLYGTGTIRINENNEPVRVGGVKYTVKDGIVYDAKKMLDDVKTIVDQHKARENARLTQPGLDW encoded by the coding sequence ATATTGTAGTCGAAAAAAATAGAATTGCTCAGATTCAGGTGGTTGGGTATCCAGGTCTTCCCATCAATGAAAATAGAAGACCCAAGGCGGATGAAAATACAAAAGTATATGATCTGGAAGGGCATTATTTGCTTCCTGGGCTTATTGATATGCATGCGCATATAGGAGGGAGTGGTCAAGGTACGCCGGCTGAGTATGTATTTAAACTTTGGATGGCTCACGGTATTACCACAATCAGAGACCCATCTGCAGGAAACGGCTTGAATTGGGTATTGGATCACAAGAAAAAGTCACTTGCCAATCAAATTACCGCACCCCGAATTTTAGCATATACCGCTTTCGGAATGGGGGCCAAAGAAGCAATTATCAATGCAGAACAAGCCAAAGCTTGGGTCAATGACAATAAGGCAAAGGGAGCCGACGGAATTAAATTTTTTGGTGCCAATCCTGAAGTGATGCAAGCTGCGATTTCAGAAAATAAGCGTATTGGTCTTCGATCAGCCATGCATCATCAGCAAATGGATGTAGCAAGATGGAATGTGCTCAATTCGGCCCGTGCAGGACTTACCTCTATGGAACATTGGTATGGTCTTCCTGAAGCTCTTTTCCAAGATCGAACCATTCAAGATTTTAGATTGGATTACAATTACCAAAATGAGCAACATCGCTTTGGAGAAGCCGGGAAACTATGGAAGCAAGCTGCACCTCCATATTCTGAGCACTGGAATAAAGTGATGACTGAATTATTGGAGTTGGATTTTACCCTAGATCCCACATTCAATATTTATGAAGCGAATCGGGATTTGATGCGAGCTAGAACTCAGGAATGGCATGAGGTCTACACACTTCCTTCATTGTGGCGATTTTATGCACCAAGTAGACAATCTCACGGGTCGTATTGGTTTGATTGGACGACAGAAGAAGAGGTTCAGTGGAAAGAGAACTACAGACTTTGGATGACTTTCGTGAATGAATACAAAAATCGTGGAGGTCGGGTGACGGCAGGTTCCGATTCTGGATTCATTTACCAGTTGTATGGATTTGCTTATATCCGAGAGTTAGAGCTCCTAAGAGAAGCAGGATTTCATCCATTGGAGGTGATTCGAAGTGCTACCTTGTATGGAGCTCAGGCACTAGGAATGGAAAAAGAAATCGGATCCGTAGAGGTTGGAAAATTGGCTGATTTTCTAATTCTTGAAGAAAATCCTCTTCAGAATCTAAAGGTTCTTTACGGAACAGGGACCATTCGAATCAATGAAAACAATGAGCCTGTTCGAGTAGGTGGTGTAAAATACACCGTGAAAGACGGAATTGTGTACGATGCTAAAAAGATGCTCGATGATGTAAAAACCATCGTAGATCAGCATAAGGCAAGAGAAAATGCAAGACTTACCCAGCCTGGCTTGGATTGGTAA